From the genome of Vicia villosa cultivar HV-30 ecotype Madison, WI linkage group LG2, Vvil1.0, whole genome shotgun sequence, one region includes:
- the LOC131649075 gene encoding uncharacterized protein LOC131649075 — translation MFFDLFNETKDFNETKDLGERKGRAVREMGTGSELFGKFIVDSGLVDVPSKGKKFTWYSGDGRSMSRIDRFIVSNVIVNRRGVVGQRVGDRDISDHCPIWLVVDKLNWGPKPFRFNNEWFSFNSFLPFVEKEWKELVVEGRGDYVLKEKLSRIKERLKWWNKTVFGSIDLEVEDCVKGINEGDLLLEDLPEILLGESLVGRNEANKRFWLNLRIKENMLVQKSRLKWLNE, via the coding sequence ATgttctttgatttatttaatgAGACTAAAGATTTTAATGAGACTAAAGATCTTGGTGAAAGGAAAGGGAGAGCGGTTAGAGAAATGGGGACCGGATCAGAGCTTTTTGGTAAGTTCATTGTTGATAGCGGTTTGGTGGATGTGCCAagtaaaggaaaaaaatttacttGGTATAGCGGAGATGGTAGATCTATGAGTAGGATCGATCGTTTCATTGTGTCTAATGTTATTGTCAATAGACGGGGTGTGGTGGGACAAAGAGTGGGGGATAGAGACATTTCGGATCATTGCCCGATTTGGTTGGTGGTGGACAAATTAAATTGGGGTCCAAAACCATTTAGATTCAATAACGAATggtttagttttaattctttCTTACCTTTTGTGGAAAAGGAGTGGAAGGAGTTGGTGGTGGAAGGTAGAGGTGATTATGTTCTTAAAGAGAAATTGTCTCGGATCAAGGAGAGGTTAAAGTGGTGGAATAAAACGGTTTTTGGGAGTATAGATTTGgaagtggaagattgtgttaAAGGTATCAATGAAGGGGATCTTTTGTTGGAAGATTTGCCGGAGATTTTATTAGGTGAGTCTCTCGTCGGTAGGAATGAGGCCAACAAGAGGTTTTGGTTAAACTTGAGGATTAAGGAAAATATGCTTGTTCAAAAATCAAGACTTAAATGGTTAAATGAATGA